The following coding sequences lie in one Deltaproteobacteria bacterium genomic window:
- a CDS encoding serine/threonine protein kinase, translated as MSGDETTSANLGLGGGVEGEFLRGQQIVDGRFTVEALRGRGGMATVYLVYDHTRQREVALKIIGEKYVGKPAAEQRLRNEGAFAQRLGEHPNVARPLECDRLPDGRLYLLTEFVRGPSLADLLAMERVLPLPRACRVARDIADALVAIHAAGLVHRDVKPDNILVAPHGEGGRGAEIAKLIDFGLAGEIEPTGDRLTQLHERPGTRLYMAPEQLVGAPTSPSFDIYALGITLYEALCGFAPNEARSAEEMMRRKLQGEPSIAQFRPDLPASLVDLVDTCIRPDPRNRIADARSLRAGLDAVLDELEQERMGAPRVIVASGLNPIAGDAHAVTEAARHAQDQEPTRPRMRAAKPLPSHRSTQSGLNRAPIVIAAAVAVMVAVGLAWWLLRPPGSPQVAVDHATIGTGTDPAEVLLGDDGSTPSAAPAPTAPAPAPEIAVAAPLPAVATPAPTPSTPTAPTPSTDGGAMPATGPDEGPGPSDDGGPAPTPSEPTPKHPSAPTVDPESDACRAAREQAERAYEGESWSEVLSHTKQRACFTDRNRRTLLRVTALSELERWAECLREGEKKSDPKTERLVRLCREHAWRGQEENP; from the coding sequence ATGAGCGGCGACGAGACCACCAGCGCGAACCTCGGCCTCGGCGGGGGCGTCGAGGGCGAGTTCCTGCGCGGCCAGCAGATCGTCGATGGTCGCTTCACCGTCGAGGCCCTGCGCGGTCGAGGCGGGATGGCCACGGTCTACCTGGTCTACGACCACACGCGGCAGCGCGAGGTGGCGCTCAAGATCATCGGCGAGAAGTACGTCGGCAAGCCCGCCGCCGAGCAACGCCTGCGCAACGAGGGCGCCTTCGCCCAGCGTCTGGGCGAGCACCCCAACGTCGCGCGCCCGCTCGAGTGCGATCGACTGCCCGACGGCCGTCTGTACCTGCTGACCGAGTTCGTGCGCGGCCCCTCGCTCGCCGATCTCCTCGCGATGGAGCGCGTGCTGCCGCTCCCGCGCGCGTGCCGTGTGGCACGCGACATCGCCGACGCGTTGGTGGCGATCCACGCCGCGGGTCTGGTGCACCGCGACGTGAAGCCCGACAACATCCTCGTGGCGCCCCACGGCGAGGGCGGTCGCGGCGCAGAGATCGCGAAGCTGATCGACTTCGGTCTCGCCGGCGAGATCGAGCCCACGGGCGACCGCCTCACGCAGCTGCACGAGCGTCCGGGGACGCGGCTGTACATGGCGCCCGAGCAGCTGGTCGGCGCCCCGACCTCGCCATCGTTCGACATCTACGCCCTGGGCATCACGCTCTACGAGGCGCTGTGTGGCTTCGCGCCCAACGAGGCCCGCTCGGCCGAAGAGATGATGCGGCGCAAGCTGCAGGGCGAGCCCAGCATCGCGCAGTTCCGACCCGACTTGCCGGCATCGTTGGTCGACCTGGTCGACACCTGCATCCGCCCGGACCCGCGCAACCGCATCGCCGACGCCCGGAGCCTGCGCGCGGGCCTCGATGCGGTGCTCGACGAGCTCGAGCAGGAGCGCATGGGCGCGCCGCGGGTGATCGTCGCCAGCGGTCTGAACCCGATCGCCGGTGACGCCCATGCCGTCACCGAGGCCGCCCGCCATGCGCAGGATCAGGAGCCCACGCGGCCACGCATGCGCGCCGCCAAGCCGTTGCCGTCGCATCGCTCGACGCAGTCGGGCTTGAATCGAGCGCCGATCGTCATCGCCGCCGCGGTCGCGGTGATGGTCGCGGTGGGCCTCGCGTGGTGGCTGTTGCGACCGCCGGGGTCCCCACAGGTCGCGGTCGATCACGCGACGATCGGCACCGGCACCGATCCCGCCGAGGTGCTGCTGGGCGACGATGGCTCGACGCCGAGCGCCGCGCCGGCGCCCACGGCCCCAGCACCCGCGCCGGAGATCGCCGTGGCCGCGCCGCTGCCCGCCGTGGCCACCCCCGCGCCCACGCCCTCGACCCCGACCGCGCCGACCCCGAGCACCGACGGCGGCGCGATGCCGGCGACCGGCCCCGATGAGGGCCCGGGCCCGAGCGACGACGGTGGCCCCGCACCGACCCCGAGCGAGCCGACCCCCAAGCACCCGAGCGCGCCCACCGTCGATCCCGAGTCCGACGCGTGCCGAGCCGCGCGCGAGCAGGCCGAGCGCGCCTACGAAGGCGAGAGCTGGTCCGAGGTGCTCTCGCACACCAAGCAGCGCGCGTGCTTCACCGACCGCAACCGTCGCACGTTGCTGCGTGTGACGGCGTTGTCCGAGCTCGAGCGCTGGGCCGAGTGTCTGCGCGAGGGCGAGAAGAAGTCCGATCCCAAGACCGAGCGCCTCGTGCGGCTGTGCCGCGAACACGCGTGGCGCGGACAGGAAGAGAACCCATGA
- a CDS encoding peroxiredoxin — translation MIAVGQRIPSVTFKRILADGTTVELDTAKEFAGKKMILFGLPGPFTPTCHAEHVPSYLAKHAELTAKGVAGIVCMAISDHWVMRAWADNLGTEGKIDMLADGNGELTRAMGLQVDLTGPKMGERCRRFSAVLDDGVVTSIEVEPGKGIEVTGAEACMRRV, via the coding sequence ATGATCGCCGTTGGTCAGCGCATCCCCTCCGTCACCTTCAAGCGCATCCTCGCGGATGGCACCACCGTCGAGCTCGACACCGCCAAGGAGTTCGCGGGCAAGAAGATGATTCTCTTCGGTCTGCCGGGTCCGTTCACGCCGACCTGCCACGCCGAGCACGTGCCGAGCTACCTCGCCAAGCATGCCGAGCTCACCGCCAAGGGCGTGGCCGGCATCGTCTGCATGGCGATCTCCGACCACTGGGTCATGCGGGCGTGGGCCGACAACCTCGGCACCGAGGGCAAGATCGACATGCTCGCCGACGGCAACGGCGAGCTCACCCGCGCGATGGGCCTGCAGGTCGACCTCACCGGACCGAAGATGGGCGAGCGATGCCGCCGCTTCTCGGCGGTGCTCGACGACGGCGTCGTCACCTCGATCGAGGTCGAGCCCGGCAAGGGCATCGAGGTCACCGGCGCCGAAGCCTGCATGCGCCGGGTCTAG
- a CDS encoding TerB family tellurite resistance protein — protein MPIEPSDEEEKYFHEVEIEARRRLREHLEDNARKLEEAAKVAEHLATDDHGLAEEIRALGFAGDNAKIFDLLPLVHVAWADGKIQRSERAAILKLLEQRNLARDSQPFQTMEALLEERPTDAFMRESLSLLQRVVAKQGGRADEIVELCMHVAAASGGLLGLGSRIDEAERKRIREIAEQLGPAANTAVTSQLE, from the coding sequence ATGCCGATCGAGCCCAGCGACGAAGAAGAGAAGTACTTCCACGAGGTGGAGATCGAGGCCCGACGTAGGCTGCGCGAGCACCTCGAGGACAACGCCCGCAAGCTCGAGGAGGCCGCCAAGGTCGCCGAGCACCTCGCCACCGACGACCACGGCCTCGCCGAAGAAATCCGCGCGCTCGGTTTCGCGGGCGACAACGCGAAGATCTTCGACCTGCTGCCGCTGGTCCACGTCGCCTGGGCCGATGGCAAGATCCAGCGCAGCGAGCGGGCCGCGATCCTGAAGCTGCTCGAGCAGCGCAACCTCGCGCGCGACTCGCAGCCGTTCCAGACCATGGAGGCCCTGCTCGAAGAGCGTCCGACCGACGCGTTCATGCGCGAGTCGCTGTCGCTGCTGCAGCGCGTGGTCGCCAAGCAGGGCGGGCGCGCCGACGAGATCGTCGAGCTGTGCATGCACGTGGCCGCGGCCAGCGGCGGCCTGCTCGGGCTCGGCAGCCGCATCGACGAGGCCGAGCGCAAGCGCATCCGCGAGATCGCCGAGCAGCTCGGACCCGCCGCGAACACCGCGGTGACCTCCCAGCTCGAGTAG
- a CDS encoding chorismate mutase, with translation MTPTQQAQLEAARAQIDALDDALLDLLERRATAVAALWAWKHDEGLPRADPAREAAVIAALVAKGIARGLDPEALRRVLATIIGRRLR, from the coding sequence ATGACGCCCACACAGCAAGCCCAGCTCGAGGCCGCGCGCGCGCAGATCGATGCCCTCGACGACGCGCTGCTCGACCTGCTCGAGCGGCGCGCGACCGCGGTCGCAGCGCTGTGGGCATGGAAGCACGACGAAGGCCTGCCGCGAGCCGACCCTGCGCGCGAAGCGGCGGTGATCGCCGCGTTGGTCGCGAAGGGCATCGCGCGCGGCCTCGACCCCGAAGCCCTGCGCCGCGTGCTCGCGACCATCATCGGACGACGACTGCGATAG
- a CDS encoding serine/threonine protein kinase, producing MLQFGKYQLIQPLGKGGMAQVWLAHKPGIAGALKVCAIKFPRDMFTDEPAQRDALLREARVAMMLNHSNIVQVNDIGLVGELPYLELERIDGVDLAALTEQMRMFAMPWSFSLAAYILQEILEALAYAHTFSIDGRPQGIVHRDVSPHNVLASTAGEVKLMDFGIAAAHSEHSSGMHARGKLRYMAPEHLLTRAVPQSDLFAAGAIFWELLEGHKFREGRSQADLRVTVINHTVPRLTRPDVPLELARLCYALLEPDLGKRVASADEALKLLRLWPGSTSERAGLRALLARHHINRRSGMTQADVAVPPWLSAALVELNREAGITIRAEAAAAAGRGSSPDEGWGTPTPMARTPSGMNDARTPGMHEAGAPEPIASSSSDATAGMRAAADAPVAPRNDRTSRYGDDRSARASGLDGRSMSVRDEVTATATGLTGGGTKARPFVLWAMAFLATIAGVAALVSWLVATLRERNVANPADDAAVTDQAAIVADASKPAETAPTPTPTPTPTPTPTTSPAPSAAAVEATPTAPSVASDAGTAGADDGAAAPTHVGTTSATAPETPVSQPTPSEPTAATPTPSVTTPRKTPTTPKKEKAEVKVSVRLMFVDRAQLKIGKQTVTVAPSAELRIAAGKHAVSWRLSDDASWQSAGNHVFGEGLSHVVRIGKDGPSFAASSEASP from the coding sequence ATGCTGCAGTTCGGCAAATACCAGCTCATCCAGCCGCTCGGCAAGGGCGGCATGGCGCAGGTGTGGCTCGCCCACAAGCCCGGCATCGCCGGCGCGCTCAAGGTCTGCGCGATCAAGTTCCCGCGCGACATGTTCACCGACGAGCCCGCGCAACGCGACGCGCTGCTGCGCGAGGCGAGGGTCGCGATGATGCTGAACCACAGCAACATCGTGCAGGTCAACGACATCGGGCTGGTCGGCGAGCTGCCGTACCTCGAGCTCGAGCGCATCGATGGCGTCGACCTCGCAGCGCTGACCGAGCAGATGCGGATGTTCGCGATGCCGTGGTCGTTCTCGCTGGCCGCGTACATCCTGCAGGAAATCCTCGAGGCGCTGGCCTACGCGCACACCTTCAGCATCGACGGCAGGCCGCAGGGCATCGTGCACCGCGACGTCAGCCCCCACAACGTGCTCGCGAGCACGGCCGGCGAGGTGAAGCTGATGGACTTCGGCATCGCGGCCGCCCACAGCGAGCACTCGTCGGGCATGCACGCGCGCGGCAAGCTGCGCTACATGGCGCCCGAACACCTGCTCACGCGCGCGGTGCCACAGTCGGACCTGTTTGCGGCGGGCGCGATCTTCTGGGAGCTGCTCGAGGGCCACAAGTTCCGCGAGGGCCGTTCACAGGCCGATCTGCGCGTCACGGTGATCAACCACACGGTGCCGCGGCTGACCCGACCCGACGTGCCGCTCGAGCTGGCGCGCCTGTGCTACGCGCTGCTCGAGCCCGATCTCGGCAAGCGCGTGGCCTCGGCCGACGAGGCGCTCAAGCTGCTGCGCTTGTGGCCCGGCAGCACCAGCGAGCGCGCGGGCCTGCGGGCCCTGCTCGCGCGCCATCACATCAACCGGCGCTCGGGCATGACCCAGGCCGACGTCGCGGTGCCACCGTGGCTGAGCGCAGCGCTGGTCGAGCTCAACCGCGAGGCCGGCATCACGATCCGAGCCGAGGCCGCCGCAGCCGCCGGACGCGGCTCGTCGCCCGACGAGGGCTGGGGCACGCCGACGCCGATGGCTCGCACGCCCTCGGGCATGAACGACGCCCGCACGCCGGGCATGCACGAGGCCGGCGCGCCCGAGCCGATCGCGTCGTCGTCGAGCGACGCGACCGCGGGCATGCGCGCCGCGGCCGATGCTCCGGTGGCCCCGCGCAACGATCGGACCTCGCGCTACGGCGACGACCGCAGCGCCCGCGCATCGGGCCTCGATGGTCGCTCGATGAGCGTGCGCGACGAGGTGACCGCGACCGCGACCGGACTCACCGGCGGCGGCACCAAGGCGCGCCCGTTCGTGCTGTGGGCGATGGCGTTCTTGGCGACGATCGCCGGCGTGGCCGCGCTGGTGAGCTGGCTGGTCGCCACGCTTCGCGAGCGCAACGTGGCGAACCCGGCTGACGATGCGGCCGTGACCGATCAGGCGGCGATCGTCGCCGACGCCAGCAAGCCCGCCGAGACCGCGCCCACGCCCACGCCCACGCCCACGCCCACGCCCACGCCCACGACGAGTCCCGCGCCGTCGGCGGCCGCGGTCGAGGCCACGCCCACCGCACCGAGCGTCGCCTCGGATGCAGGCACGGCGGGCGCGGACGATGGCGCGGCGGCGCCCACCCACGTGGGCACGACGTCCGCGACAGCCCCCGAGACGCCAGTGTCACAGCCCACGCCCTCGGAGCCCACCGCGGCCACACCGACGCCGAGCGTCACGACCCCGAGGAAGACCCCCACCACGCCCAAGAAAGAGAAGGCCGAGGTGAAGGTCAGCGTGCGCCTGATGTTCGTCGATCGTGCGCAGCTCAAGATCGGCAAGCAGACCGTGACGGTGGCGCCCAGTGCCGAGCTGCGCATCGCCGCCGGCAAGCACGCCGTCAGCTGGCGGCTCTCGGACGACGCGAGCTGGCAGTCGGCGGGCAATCACGTCTTCGGCGAAGGGCTTTCCCACGTGGTGCGCATCGGCAAAGATGGCCCGAGCTTCGCAGCCTCGAGCGAGGCGAGCCCATGA
- the ftsW gene encoding putative lipid II flippase FtsW, with product MPQLTAVHVSAALTSEGPEVDPREVEAPLRRPMDPWLFAAVFALSALGLVMVYSASTWLGFHQHHDWGYFLWRQAAFLGVGFVLMLAVSRLDYRLLRRFAPHLMFIAMAMLVAVLFVGQEINGARRWVRFGSFGLQPSELAKITLAVFLASMLARQGERVRKFRTGFLPVTMVAAITMVLVLLEKDLGTTLLMGALTLVMLFVAGTRASYVVAAVMLAAPMIWYQILGVDYRRGRLEEFLAGDSYQVQQGLIAIGSGGTWGLGLGNGKQKLGFLPENHTDFVLATVGEELGFVGIAAVMILLGVVVWRGIAIARVAEDRFGTYLAAGLSALFGLQALVNMGVVLEVIPAKGITLPFLSYGGSSMLAGMGAIGILLSISRSPDAWRWSDQRSRNRVKPLRPGKREPEGPRKRNVRRAAPQVGDAVA from the coding sequence ATGCCACAGCTGACCGCCGTGCACGTGAGCGCGGCGCTGACGAGTGAGGGCCCGGAGGTCGACCCCCGCGAGGTCGAGGCGCCGCTGCGCCGCCCGATGGACCCGTGGCTATTCGCGGCGGTCTTCGCCCTCTCGGCGCTGGGCCTGGTGATGGTCTACAGCGCCAGCACGTGGCTGGGCTTCCACCAGCACCACGACTGGGGCTACTTCCTGTGGCGGCAGGCGGCGTTCCTCGGCGTCGGCTTCGTGCTGATGCTGGCGGTGAGCCGTCTCGACTATCGCTTGCTGCGACGCTTCGCGCCGCACCTGATGTTCATCGCGATGGCGATGCTGGTGGCGGTGCTCTTCGTCGGGCAGGAGATCAACGGCGCGCGTCGTTGGGTGCGCTTCGGCTCATTCGGCCTGCAGCCCTCCGAGCTGGCCAAGATCACCCTCGCGGTGTTCCTCGCGTCGATGCTCGCGCGTCAGGGCGAGCGCGTCCGCAAGTTCCGCACCGGCTTCCTGCCGGTGACCATGGTCGCGGCCATCACGATGGTGCTGGTGCTGCTCGAGAAGGACCTCGGCACCACGCTGCTGATGGGCGCGCTGACGTTGGTGATGTTGTTCGTCGCCGGCACGCGTGCCAGCTACGTGGTCGCGGCCGTGATGCTCGCGGCGCCGATGATCTGGTACCAGATCCTCGGTGTCGACTACCGCCGCGGTCGCCTCGAAGAGTTCCTCGCGGGCGACAGCTACCAGGTGCAGCAGGGCTTGATCGCGATCGGCTCGGGCGGCACGTGGGGCCTCGGGCTCGGCAACGGCAAGCAGAAGCTGGGCTTCCTGCCCGAGAACCACACCGACTTCGTGCTCGCGACCGTCGGCGAAGAGCTCGGCTTCGTCGGCATCGCGGCGGTGATGATCCTCCTCGGCGTCGTGGTGTGGCGCGGCATCGCGATCGCGCGCGTCGCCGAGGATCGCTTCGGCACCTACCTCGCAGCGGGACTCTCGGCGCTGTTCGGCCTGCAGGCGCTGGTCAACATGGGCGTCGTGCTCGAGGTCATCCCCGCCAAGGGCATCACGCTGCCCTTCCTCAGCTACGGTGGCTCGTCGATGCTCGCCGGCATGGGCGCGATCGGCATCCTGCTCTCGATCTCCCGCAGTCCCGACGCGTGGCGCTGGAGCGACCAACGCAGCCGCAACCGCGTCAAGCCGCTGCGGCCCGGCAAGCGCGAGCCCGAGGGCCCGCGCAAGCGCAACGTTCGTCGCGCTGCGCCGCAGGTCGGCGACGCGGTGGCGTGA